AACACAGGGAATGAATGGGAAGATCGAAAGGTTGGAAGAAGAAAGGACTTTTTGGTTAGACGCGTGGAATTGGCTAAGCATTTTATTCGAACAAATATAGAGCCAGAATGGATGGTTTTGTGTCTATTACCAGTTCTTCCTCCTGAGTTGAGACCGATCAATCAGATAGATGGGGATAAACTAATGAGCTCAGATATTAATGAACTCTATAGAAGATTCATCTATCGGAACAATACCCTTACCGATCTATTAACAACAAGTAGATCTACGCCAGGAGAATTAGTAATGTGTCAGGAGAAATTAGTACAAGAAGACGTGGATACACTTCTTGATAATGGAATCCGGGGACAACTAATGAGGGATGGTCATATAAAGTTTACAAGTCGTTTTCTGATGTAATTGAAGGCAAAGAGGGAAGATTTCATGAGACTCTGCTTGGCAAACGAGTTGATTATTCAGGACGTTCTGTCATTGTCGTGGGTCCTTCACTTTTATTACATCGATGTGGATTGCCTCGTGAAATAGCAATAGAACTTTTCCAGACATTTGTAATTCGTGGTCTAATTAGACAACATCTTGCTTCGAACATAGGAGTTGCTAAGagtaaaattcaagaaaaagagcCGATTGTATGGGAAATCCTTCAAGAAGTTATGCAGGGACATCC
This genomic window from Capsicum annuum cultivar UCD-10X-F1 unplaced genomic scaffold, UCD10Xv1.1 ctg11089, whole genome shotgun sequence contains:
- the LOC124890060 gene encoding LOW QUALITY PROTEIN: DNA-directed RNA polymerase subunit beta'-like (The sequence of the model RefSeq protein was modified relative to this genomic sequence to represent the inferred CDS: inserted 1 base in 1 codon); this translates as TGNEWEDRKVGRRKDFLVRRVELAKHFIRTNIEPEWMVLCLLPVLPPELRPINQIDGDKLMSSDINELYRRFIYRNNTLTDLLTTSRSTPGELVMCQEKLVQEDVDTLLDNGIRGQLMRDGHXKVYKSFSDVIEGKEGRFHETLLGKRVDYSGRSVIVVGPSLLLHRCGLPREIAIELFQTFVIRGLIRQHLASNIGVAKSKIQEKEPIVWEILQEVMQGHPVLLNRAPTLHRLGIQAFQPVLVEGRAICLHPLVCKGFNADFDGDQMVVHVPLSLEAQVEARLLMFSHMNLLSPAIGDPIFVPTQDMLIGRYVLMSGNHRGIYVNRYNPCNRRNYQNQKRSDNSYYKYTKEPFFSNSYDAIGA